From Paenibacillus sp. V4I7, one genomic window encodes:
- a CDS encoding glucose-1-phosphate adenylyltransferase encodes MRSKECVAMLLAGGEGRRLGVLTNNLAKPAVHFGGKYRIIDFTLSNCTNSGIDTVGVLTQYQPLVLNTYIGIGSSWDLDRKYGGVTVLPPFMEQKGGDWYKGTANAIYRNIGFIEQYDPEYVLVISGDHIYKMDYDLMLSYHKEKKADASIAVIEVKWEETNRFGIMSVNDKQEITEFAEKPKEANSNLASMGIYIFNWSVLKSYLLEDEENPNSSKDFGKDIIPMMLKDEARMFAYPFEGYWKDVGTIDSLWEANMDLLDDNNELNLNDKDWRVYSQNPYQPAQYVAPTANIKRSLVNEGCAIFGDVDHSVLFFGVQVGEGSQIRDSVIMPNAKIGNNVTINKAIIGENTVVEDGAVVDGKGEIVLIGGNERISGSANQKG; translated from the coding sequence ATGCGCAGTAAAGAATGTGTTGCCATGCTCCTCGCTGGAGGAGAAGGACGAAGATTAGGCGTTCTGACGAACAATTTAGCCAAGCCAGCCGTTCATTTTGGCGGGAAGTATCGTATCATTGATTTTACCCTCAGCAATTGTACGAATTCAGGGATTGACACTGTTGGTGTCCTAACCCAGTATCAACCTCTCGTACTCAATACTTACATTGGGATTGGAAGTTCGTGGGACCTTGACCGCAAATATGGCGGTGTGACGGTTTTGCCGCCGTTCATGGAACAAAAAGGCGGGGATTGGTATAAAGGAACAGCGAATGCCATTTATCGCAATATCGGCTTTATTGAGCAATATGATCCCGAATATGTTTTGGTCATCTCGGGTGATCACATCTACAAAATGGACTATGATCTAATGCTGTCTTACCACAAAGAAAAGAAGGCCGACGCATCGATTGCTGTCATTGAAGTTAAATGGGAGGAAACGAACCGATTCGGTATCATGAGCGTCAATGACAAACAAGAAATAACTGAATTTGCAGAAAAACCGAAAGAAGCGAACAGTAACTTGGCTTCGATGGGTATTTATATTTTTAATTGGAGCGTATTGAAATCTTATTTGCTCGAGGATGAAGAAAATCCTAACTCCAGCAAAGATTTTGGTAAGGATATTATTCCAATGATGCTGAAAGATGAGGCGAGAATGTTCGCTTATCCTTTTGAAGGCTACTGGAAAGATGTAGGTACGATCGATAGTCTGTGGGAAGCAAACATGGACCTGTTGGACGATAATAATGAGCTTAATTTAAATGATAAGGACTGGCGGGTATACTCCCAAAATCCATACCAGCCGGCTCAGTATGTGGCGCCAACTGCGAATATTAAGCGTTCACTCGTGAATGAAGGCTGCGCGATATTCGGAGATGTCGATCATTCGGTATTGTTCTTCGGTGTACAGGTTGGCGAAGGAAGCCAGATTCGCGACTCCGTCATTATGCCTAATGCCAAAATTGGGAATAACGTAACGATCAACAAAGCGATTATCGGCGAAAACACGGTTGTTGAAGACGGTGCTGTGGTAGATGGCAAAGGGGAAATTGTACTTATTGGTGGCAATGAACGGATATCAGGGAGTGCCAATCAGAAGGGATGA
- the glgD gene encoding glucose-1-phosphate adenylyltransferase subunit GlgD, with amino-acid sequence MKHVMGVINLVNEPDDLEELTYFRCPASVPFGGRYRLIDFTLSNMVNSDIDNVAVFTQHKYRSLMDHLGSGKEWDLDRKRGGLFVLPSVLNEPTGISRGDLYQFYSHRDYFYRGKEELVIISRSHMVCNLDLRDAVRYHEDTQADITVIYKQTDEDIQGKFRRLAVKDSGQVTLMEDHTGRLRTNNISMEMYIMSKALLLDMVESCLAQGYDHLVRDGIMKNIDKLSVYGYKFEGHVGIVNSIQGYYKHSMQLLNPSIWRELFFQKNLIYTKVKDEPPAKYLDTAAAKNALIANGCIIEGKVENSILFRGVKIRKGAYVKNSIILQNCEIEENVIIENAILDKDVFISRGRVLTGDNKAPFIAAKTKVI; translated from the coding sequence GTGAAACATGTGATGGGTGTCATTAATTTAGTGAATGAACCGGATGATTTGGAGGAACTGACCTACTTTCGTTGCCCTGCATCTGTGCCGTTCGGCGGTCGTTATCGATTAATTGATTTTACATTGTCAAATATGGTGAATTCCGACATTGATAATGTTGCTGTATTCACTCAACACAAATATCGTTCGCTCATGGATCATCTGGGTTCTGGGAAAGAATGGGATTTGGACCGAAAGCGGGGCGGCTTGTTCGTGCTCCCATCTGTGCTCAATGAACCAACAGGCATTTCACGTGGTGATTTATACCAGTTCTATAGCCATAGAGATTATTTCTATCGTGGTAAAGAAGAGCTTGTCATTATTTCACGAAGCCACATGGTATGCAACCTCGATCTGCGTGACGCTGTGCGTTATCATGAGGATACACAAGCAGACATTACGGTTATCTATAAGCAAACAGATGAGGATATTCAAGGGAAATTCCGTCGGTTAGCGGTCAAGGATAGCGGGCAAGTGACTCTCATGGAGGATCACACAGGAAGATTGCGTACAAACAACATCTCAATGGAAATGTACATCATGAGCAAAGCGCTGCTGCTGGATATGGTTGAATCTTGCTTAGCGCAAGGTTACGATCATTTGGTTCGTGATGGCATTATGAAAAACATTGATAAGCTTAGTGTGTATGGCTACAAATTTGAAGGCCATGTAGGGATTGTGAATTCAATTCAAGGTTACTACAAGCACAGTATGCAGCTGCTTAATCCATCCATCTGGAGAGAACTTTTCTTCCAGAAAAACCTGATTTACACGAAGGTTAAAGATGAACCGCCTGCGAAGTACTTGGATACCGCAGCTGCTAAAAATGCGCTCATCGCAAACGGCTGCATCATCGAAGGTAAAGTGGAAAACAGTATCCTGTTCCGTGGTGTGAAGATCCGGAAAGGCGCGTACGTGAAGAACAGCATCATTCTCCAAAACTGTGAGATTGAGGAGAATGTTATCATTGAGAACGCAATTCTGGATAAGGATGTCTTCATTAGTCGTGGACGTGTCTTAACGGGGGATAACAAAGCGCCATTCATTGCTGCGAAAACGAAAGTGATCTAG
- the cls gene encoding cardiolipin synthase: MDWISHVLTVVFVINILLAITVVFLERRNVAATWSWLMVLLFIPILGFLLYVMLGQNLSRRKLYKWNRRMLERVQTVISEQREQLIDGTLPYIDPMVSQYRDLIYLNVATNDAFLTQDNGVHIFTDGVAKFSDLLKKIEAAESHIHMQYYIVKNDSLGHKVMEALTRKAEQGVQVKFLYDDIGSRSLKESFFRDFLKAGGQKAAFFPSRIPFLNYRVNYRNHRKLVIIDGLIGYMGGFNVGNEYLGLDPRFGYWRDTHLRLTGSVVRALQSRFILDWNLASVQQMEVEAEYFPENMEANSLENVPMQIVASGPNEAWPHFVYTFLKMIHMAKSRILLQTPYFIPEESMLNALRIAALSGIDVRIMIPEKADHLFVHWASLYYVGELLRAGVKCYLYDQGFLHAKTIVVDGQVASVGTANFDIRSLRLNFETNALMYHAETAKKLENTFWKDMEGCMELTLEEYDKRSLRIRFLESISKLVSPIL, from the coding sequence ATGGATTGGATATCGCATGTACTAACTGTCGTCTTTGTGATTAATATTTTACTAGCCATAACGGTTGTGTTCTTAGAACGTCGAAACGTGGCGGCAACATGGTCATGGCTCATGGTGCTTTTATTCATTCCGATTCTCGGTTTCCTGCTCTATGTGATGCTTGGACAAAATTTGAGCCGCAGAAAGCTGTATAAATGGAACCGCCGTATGCTGGAAAGAGTGCAAACCGTCATTTCAGAGCAGCGGGAACAGCTAATTGACGGGACGCTGCCTTATATTGATCCGATGGTAAGTCAATATCGAGATTTGATTTATCTGAATGTCGCAACGAATGATGCGTTCCTCACGCAAGATAATGGTGTACATATTTTCACAGACGGTGTGGCTAAATTTAGTGATTTACTGAAGAAAATTGAAGCCGCTGAGTCCCATATACATATGCAGTATTATATCGTTAAGAATGATTCGTTGGGTCACAAGGTCATGGAAGCTCTGACGAGGAAAGCGGAGCAGGGTGTCCAAGTGAAATTCTTATATGACGATATTGGCTCAAGGTCACTGAAAGAGTCCTTTTTTCGAGATTTCCTAAAGGCAGGCGGACAAAAAGCCGCATTTTTCCCATCGCGCATTCCGTTTCTGAACTATCGGGTAAATTATCGCAATCATCGTAAACTAGTTATTATTGATGGCCTGATTGGGTACATGGGTGGATTCAATGTCGGTAATGAATATCTGGGTTTAGATCCGCGATTTGGTTACTGGCGAGATACGCACCTTCGTTTGACCGGAAGCGTTGTTCGTGCTTTGCAGTCGAGATTTATTCTGGACTGGAACTTAGCATCTGTGCAGCAGATGGAAGTTGAGGCGGAGTATTTTCCTGAAAATATGGAAGCCAATAGCCTGGAAAACGTACCCATGCAAATTGTGGCAAGTGGACCCAATGAAGCCTGGCCGCATTTCGTGTATACATTCCTAAAAATGATTCATATGGCGAAGAGTAGAATCCTCCTACAGACTCCATATTTTATCCCTGAAGAAAGCATGTTGAATGCGCTGCGTATTGCTGCTCTATCGGGCATTGACGTTAGAATCATGATCCCTGAGAAAGCAGATCATTTGTTTGTTCATTGGGCTTCCTTGTATTATGTAGGAGAATTGCTGCGAGCAGGCGTGAAGTGCTACTTATATGATCAAGGCTTTCTTCATGCGAAAACGATCGTCGTCGATGGGCAGGTTGCCTCAGTTGGGACGGCCAACTTCGATATTCGCAGCCTTCGGCTTAATTTCGAGACGAACGCCTTGATGTATCATGCAGAGACGGCGAAGAAGTTGGAAAACACGTTCTGGAAGGATATGGAGGGCTGTATGGAGTTGACGTTGGAGGAATATGATAAGCGTTCCTTACGGATTCGCTTTCTGGAGTCCATCTCGAAATTGGTTTCTCCCATATTGTAA
- a CDS encoding recombinase family protein, whose protein sequence is MKQAVAIFNRKSRTDGDNDTTLANHRTQTRQLCERNDYHYTEYEEILSGATKFEDRTELLRMLADVKQGLYFGVVVVELQRLARSGQYSQMIADTLEQHDVKIITPTMIYNLRDSTHRLMFDMMSAMGVNELKTTDNRMRNGLITKAKSGQYVSAQAPYGYDAVWDDPIKRKTRTLVPNGDADHAKLIFDLADKGHSLRDITIELNQRGVSTINGKEWYIRTIQHILNNKSYTGALMLQLKDKYTKQPSELIEVPDAFPALVTIEQWNRVQLAVKSRLSGDMETRTRSRGQVRTILKDLVFCNVCDRKTGYTSSAKRPNVLVVKRCECGNKGIVEPTLAEKFYNELKKVEQYWQEQWDMVLNGTLNTNTDDLDSKLADLETNKAKYTNRSKNARVAFLDGDITREEYLADKADFDGKIAVLDISIAEVKEQMSQMNVDSISTQMKDRFTILDKVRKSTDTKEVNRLLKLIIERVHYQRINGEVVELMIAPK, encoded by the coding sequence TTGAAACAAGCCGTTGCAATCTTCAATAGAAAGTCCCGTACCGATGGGGATAATGATACAACACTAGCCAACCATAGAACACAGACCAGACAGTTATGTGAACGTAATGACTACCACTACACCGAGTATGAAGAAATCCTGTCAGGGGCAACCAAGTTTGAGGATCGCACGGAATTACTAAGAATGCTTGCCGACGTTAAACAAGGTTTATACTTTGGGGTCGTGGTCGTTGAATTGCAAAGACTTGCAAGATCGGGACAGTATTCTCAAATGATCGCGGACACCCTTGAACAACATGACGTGAAGATCATAACCCCTACGATGATTTACAATCTCAGGGACAGTACCCATAGACTAATGTTTGATATGATGTCAGCAATGGGTGTCAACGAATTGAAGACAACTGACAACCGTATGAGAAACGGTCTAATCACTAAAGCTAAGTCAGGTCAATATGTCTCTGCACAAGCACCGTACGGATATGACGCGGTCTGGGACGATCCTATCAAGAGGAAGACCAGAACCCTTGTACCGAACGGGGACGCGGATCATGCCAAGCTTATCTTTGATCTTGCCGACAAAGGTCATTCACTCCGAGATATTACAATCGAATTGAACCAACGTGGCGTATCAACGATCAACGGCAAGGAATGGTATATTAGAACAATTCAGCATATTCTCAACAACAAGTCATACACGGGAGCATTGATGTTACAGCTTAAAGACAAGTACACCAAGCAACCGTCCGAATTGATCGAAGTACCAGACGCGTTTCCTGCCCTTGTAACGATTGAACAGTGGAATAGAGTACAGCTTGCAGTTAAATCTCGTTTAAGCGGTGATATGGAGACCAGAACACGCTCAAGAGGACAAGTCAGAACGATACTGAAAGACCTTGTATTCTGTAATGTGTGCGATAGAAAGACAGGCTATACATCGAGTGCCAAGCGTCCCAATGTTCTGGTTGTCAAACGGTGCGAATGTGGAAACAAGGGGATCGTTGAACCCACACTAGCAGAAAAGTTTTACAACGAATTGAAGAAGGTTGAACAGTACTGGCAGGAACAATGGGACATGGTTCTGAACGGTACACTGAACACCAATACAGACGATCTGGACAGCAAATTAGCCGACTTGGAAACGAACAAGGCAAAGTACACCAACCGCTCGAAGAATGCCAGAGTAGCCTTCCTAGACGGTGACATAACGCGGGAAGAGTATCTTGCAGACAAAGCCGACTTTGACGGTAAGATTGCCGTTCTTGATATCTCTATCGCAGAAGTTAAAGAACAGATGAGTCAAATGAATGTCGATTCTATAAGTACCCAGATGAAAGACAGGTTCACAATATTGGACAAGGTACGCAAGTCCACGGATACCAAAGAGGTCAACCGTCTGCTGAAACTTATTATCGAACGGGTTCATTATCAAAGAATTAACGGAGAAGTAGTTGAGTTAATGATTGCCCCCAAATAA
- a CDS encoding TIR domain-containing protein, with protein sequence MIKKRIFISFDIDNDGGTKHMLAGQSDHLDSPFEFKDNSVKAHLTGDWKDKVRRRMDNVDLVVVLCGTKTHTAEGVSAELTIAKEKGKPYFLLAAYSDKQCTKPLSASASDKVYKWTWDNLKKLIAGGR encoded by the coding sequence GTGATAAAGAAAAGGATCTTTATAAGTTTCGATATTGATAATGATGGTGGTACTAAGCATATGCTAGCAGGACAATCTGACCATCTAGACAGCCCTTTTGAATTCAAAGATAACTCTGTAAAGGCACATTTGACTGGTGATTGGAAAGATAAAGTTCGTCGTCGTATGGATAATGTTGATTTAGTTGTTGTTTTATGTGGTACGAAAACACATACGGCAGAGGGGGTATCTGCTGAATTAACGATTGCTAAAGAAAAAGGAAAGCCGTATTTTCTTTTGGCAGCTTATTCGGATAAGCAATGTACTAAACCTTTATCTGCGTCAGCATCCGATAAGGTCTATAAATGGACATGGGATAACCTCAAAAAATTGATAGCTGGGGGCCGTTAA
- a CDS encoding head-tail connector protein produces MLISQVTVNDLKTYANVYHNIDNSLFQAILMGVKSFLSSYTGKKIDELDAFEDLTIALFILSNEMYDNRMVQVEHDKVGFVIKNLLDSHSINLL; encoded by the coding sequence ATGTTAATTAGTCAAGTCACTGTCAACGATCTGAAAACATATGCGAACGTCTACCACAACATTGATAATTCCCTGTTCCAAGCTATTTTGATGGGTGTAAAGTCATTCCTCTCTAGCTACACGGGCAAGAAAATCGATGAACTAGACGCGTTCGAAGACTTGACCATTGCATTATTTATTCTCTCCAATGAGATGTATGATAATCGTATGGTACAAGTTGAACATGACAAGGTTGGTTTCGTGATCAAGAATTTACTTGATTCACATTCGATCAACTTGCTATAA
- a CDS encoding phage major capsid protein encodes MNEKALVEKRNDLIDQMERIVNTAKYEKRNMSAIDQKRIEDNRKEIASIDEQLDAEKRYREGDMTKMIPLNEKQELEQRKLDETAFLELVKKNKADAVEGRALTAGSNGVVIPLSIAQRVVEVAKQVSPIVAKATIWNVSGDLQLPAYDYTAHVFEYVTEGTPVADTGGQFTGPKLQNFIIGSLTKVSNSLINRADIDVVSVIIRQIGLSLALFLEKELIQEVGTKLKGLKSGVTVSATSTNGTTAVIDAKNVTDLIGLQMKVPQVHQAKCEWLMSPQVWTAIRSLTGASGQLLINGDDSGIAEDGGLRLFGKPVMLSEQMPATLAVGARGVYYGDFSGLDVKLTTGVQVQVMKEAYAASYQTGIVTFQELDSVVGDPSKFAVLVGK; translated from the coding sequence TTGAACGAAAAAGCACTTGTTGAAAAACGCAATGATCTGATCGATCAGATGGAACGAATTGTAAACACGGCTAAGTACGAGAAACGCAATATGTCCGCTATCGATCAAAAACGCATTGAAGATAACCGCAAGGAAATCGCATCCATTGACGAACAACTAGACGCAGAAAAACGATACCGCGAAGGAGATATGACAAAAATGATTCCATTGAATGAGAAGCAAGAACTAGAGCAACGCAAACTGGATGAAACGGCATTTCTTGAACTAGTCAAGAAAAACAAAGCAGACGCGGTTGAGGGTCGTGCCTTGACAGCGGGTAGTAATGGCGTGGTAATCCCCTTGTCCATCGCTCAACGTGTTGTTGAAGTGGCAAAACAAGTATCTCCAATTGTGGCAAAAGCTACGATCTGGAATGTATCTGGTGATCTGCAACTTCCTGCTTACGATTACACTGCACACGTATTTGAGTACGTGACAGAAGGTACGCCAGTAGCTGACACGGGCGGTCAATTCACTGGGCCGAAATTGCAAAACTTCATTATCGGTTCTTTGACAAAGGTGTCCAACTCCTTGATCAATCGTGCTGACATTGACGTTGTGTCCGTGATCATTCGTCAAATCGGTCTATCCCTTGCATTGTTCCTAGAGAAGGAATTGATTCAAGAGGTTGGCACGAAGCTGAAAGGCTTGAAGAGTGGCGTTACTGTATCGGCAACTTCCACAAACGGCACAACGGCTGTGATCGATGCCAAGAACGTGACTGACTTGATTGGTCTTCAAATGAAAGTTCCACAAGTTCACCAAGCTAAATGTGAATGGTTAATGTCCCCACAAGTATGGACTGCGATCCGTTCATTGACTGGTGCATCTGGTCAGCTTCTGATCAATGGTGACGATAGCGGTATTGCTGAGGATGGCGGTCTTCGCTTGTTCGGTAAGCCTGTTATGTTGTCCGAGCAAATGCCTGCAACATTGGCTGTCGGTGCCCGTGGCGTGTACTACGGTGACTTCTCTGGTCTTGACGTTAAATTGACAACTGGTGTACAGGTTCAAGTTATGAAAGAAGCTTATGCGGCTTCCTACCAAACTGGTATCGTGACTTTCCAAGAACTTGACAGCGTTGTTGGTGATCCGTCCAAGTTTGCTGTGCTTGTTGGTAAGTAA
- a CDS encoding sensor histidine kinase, which produces MRGSILWGIFGKIRSFFTGIRIMLLFSYFVIILICIVSVGAISFYISYRSVSERVESSSLQIVRQIEKNMDNDFQNKRNLLLAPYYSQEYIDGINVYATMDEQAQFLFRQKLENLFLKIFNITPIRDFIRFQIYYSNGEMLNASDNQKSWTADDVQQSDWFRQTVVNDGRVHFTGPTKEMISGSEETAYSSSILIRDFANPDYFIVVRAEYNAELFHLIGQNDNLSTNSKLIILDQNNQQVYASFEQSEPVFRKEMLSRISNGSGKFWYGGEQDNLLVTYTQSDYSNWKVVLAMPKNEIFGSLDRIKTATLLTALIAFLVTIFISFLFGQRITNPILDLYKTINRVKRGDFSVRVQVARSDEIGRIAMNFNEMQVELQNLIESKYIYQIKLQQVELAMLYSQINPHFLYNTLDSIKAMADYYDVDKIGDMAQSLADMFRYNIKNKDEMVTLREELEQIDSYMNIQGIRFEDKITYIQEIEDDLLDYPLLKMTLQPIVENAVFHGVEPKMGKSTIRLMAHKEGESLLITVSDDGVGISAERLKALRNELRKQRLSEDIPVSAAGGGIGIRNVYARYAIRLGEQFECEIESEAGKGTRVTLMISSWNM; this is translated from the coding sequence ATGCGTGGAAGTATACTTTGGGGGATTTTCGGGAAAATCCGATCCTTTTTTACCGGAATCCGTATCATGCTTCTCTTCAGTTATTTCGTCATTATTCTTATTTGCATTGTATCGGTAGGGGCTATTTCCTTCTATATTTCTTATCGCTCAGTATCGGAGCGGGTAGAGTCGTCAAGTTTACAAATTGTCCGGCAAATTGAAAAAAATATGGATAATGATTTTCAAAACAAGCGAAATCTACTCCTGGCCCCTTATTACAGTCAGGAATATATAGATGGGATTAATGTGTATGCGACGATGGATGAGCAGGCTCAATTCCTATTCAGGCAAAAGCTTGAAAACTTATTTCTGAAAATCTTCAACATTACACCAATCAGGGATTTTATCCGGTTTCAAATTTATTACAGTAACGGAGAAATGCTGAATGCATCGGATAATCAGAAGTCTTGGACAGCCGATGATGTGCAGCAATCCGATTGGTTCCGCCAGACGGTAGTCAATGATGGTCGTGTGCATTTTACCGGTCCGACGAAGGAAATGATTTCTGGAAGCGAGGAGACCGCTTATTCATCGTCCATATTAATTCGAGATTTTGCTAATCCCGACTATTTTATTGTTGTACGCGCGGAATACAATGCTGAATTGTTTCACCTTATTGGTCAGAACGATAATCTTTCCACGAACAGCAAATTGATCATTTTAGATCAAAATAATCAACAAGTATACGCCTCCTTTGAGCAGTCTGAGCCTGTTTTCCGTAAAGAAATGCTATCACGTATCTCAAACGGCAGCGGAAAGTTCTGGTATGGCGGTGAGCAGGACAACCTGCTTGTTACATATACACAGTCGGATTATTCCAATTGGAAAGTCGTTCTTGCTATGCCTAAAAATGAAATATTTGGCTCTCTGGATCGAATCAAAACGGCAACACTACTTACAGCACTGATAGCCTTTTTAGTTACAATTTTTATTTCCTTTTTGTTCGGGCAAAGAATTACCAATCCGATTCTGGACTTATATAAAACGATCAATCGAGTGAAAAGAGGCGACTTCTCGGTTCGAGTCCAAGTTGCGAGAAGCGATGAAATCGGAAGAATCGCGATGAACTTTAATGAGATGCAGGTTGAACTTCAAAACTTGATCGAATCCAAATATATATACCAAATTAAGCTTCAGCAAGTCGAGCTTGCTATGCTCTATTCACAAATTAATCCGCATTTTCTATACAATACGCTAGATAGCATTAAGGCGATGGCGGATTATTACGATGTTGATAAAATCGGAGATATGGCTCAGTCGCTAGCGGATATGTTCCGGTACAATATCAAAAATAAGGATGAAATGGTTACCCTTCGTGAAGAGTTGGAACAAATTGATTCTTATATGAACATTCAGGGAATCCGTTTCGAAGATAAAATTACGTATATTCAGGAAATTGAGGACGATTTGCTCGATTATCCGCTGTTGAAAATGACACTTCAGCCCATTGTGGAGAATGCCGTGTTCCATGGGGTGGAACCGAAGATGGGGAAAAGCACGATCCGATTGATGGCACACAAAGAAGGTGAATCTTTGCTCATTACAGTAAGTGATGATGGGGTCGGCATTTCGGCAGAGAGACTGAAGGCGTTGAGAAACGAGCTGAGAAAGCAGCGTTTGTCAGAAGATATCCCTGTTTCTGCTGCGGGCGGGGGCATTGGCATTCGCAATGTGTACGCCAGGTATGCAATCCGTTTGGGCGAGCAATTCGAATGTGAAATAGAGAGTGAAGCGGGAAAAGGGACCCGTGTAACCCTCATGATTTCGTCATGGAATATGTAA
- a CDS encoding ABC transporter substrate-binding protein — MRKMKTVLSMLTVCLAASSFTGCSSNSGTIGTPDAGKSAVATNPPTRSAAPTKDPVTVTFVIPNTVDAVPFNKIFEAYQKQTGNKVELQALPGGDFDNMMKTRFSTGDFPDLFLMQPGTKQNVKLRAEETLHEWSADTAVWDRIIPSMKEFQTTPDKKIYGVPFGATGMMGVYYNKDVFGKVGVQPPKNYADLIETAKKIKASGVTPFYEGVKDGWPAQIFYLTGWVSGVDPAIGDEGVQKLEKNQLGLADIPQVKDLFAKQKELKDLGLYQDNLMAGTYDEMQSKMGDGKVAMVFMLDGIIPQLEKKFSKDFVKDHIGFFPFPAANDAGTALITPPNQLMVPEKAKHSKEAIDLIKFMVTPDMVNLYYQTAPGIPIFKDAKSELYPVQQTVKGLIDTGKAKINVQNRLTPTFADFQKTLQNFFINGNVDAAVKEFDANYKKDGKSKRLAGFE, encoded by the coding sequence ATGAGAAAAATGAAAACAGTTTTGTCCATGTTAACGGTTTGTCTGGCAGCTAGTTCATTTACGGGATGCAGTAGTAACAGTGGCACTATAGGAACGCCAGACGCAGGCAAATCGGCGGTAGCGACGAACCCGCCAACCAGATCAGCAGCTCCGACGAAAGATCCTGTTACCGTTACATTTGTAATTCCCAATACAGTGGACGCTGTTCCATTTAACAAAATATTCGAAGCTTATCAAAAGCAAACCGGCAATAAGGTCGAATTGCAAGCGTTACCCGGCGGTGACTTTGATAATATGATGAAAACCCGGTTTTCAACAGGCGATTTCCCTGATTTATTTTTGATGCAGCCAGGTACGAAGCAAAACGTCAAATTAAGAGCCGAGGAAACTCTCCATGAATGGAGCGCTGATACGGCTGTATGGGATCGTATCATACCATCGATGAAAGAATTCCAAACAACGCCGGACAAAAAGATATATGGGGTTCCATTCGGAGCTACAGGGATGATGGGTGTTTATTATAACAAAGATGTTTTTGGTAAGGTTGGCGTTCAGCCGCCTAAAAACTACGCAGATTTAATTGAGACAGCCAAGAAGATAAAAGCTTCAGGCGTGACACCATTCTATGAAGGAGTGAAGGATGGGTGGCCGGCGCAAATCTTTTATTTGACAGGTTGGGTATCGGGCGTAGATCCGGCAATTGGCGATGAAGGCGTTCAGAAATTGGAGAAAAATCAACTCGGTCTTGCGGATATTCCACAAGTGAAAGATTTATTTGCGAAGCAGAAAGAACTGAAAGATCTCGGCTTATATCAAGATAATTTAATGGCGGGAACGTATGACGAAATGCAAAGCAAGATGGGTGATGGTAAAGTAGCCATGGTGTTTATGCTCGATGGCATTATTCCACAACTGGAGAAAAAATTCAGCAAAGATTTTGTGAAAGATCACATTGGTTTCTTCCCATTCCCTGCGGCGAATGATGCGGGTACAGCGTTGATTACGCCTCCGAACCAATTAATGGTGCCTGAAAAAGCGAAACATTCGAAAGAAGCTATCGATTTGATCAAGTTCATGGTTACTCCGGATATGGTCAATCTATACTATCAAACAGCACCTGGCATTCCGATCTTTAAAGATGCTAAAAGTGAATTGTATCCAGTACAACAAACGGTAAAAGGCTTGATCGATACGGGCAAAGCAAAAATCAACGTCCAAAACCGACTAACGCCAACATTTGCTGATTTCCAAAAAACGCTGCAAAACTTCTTCATCAATGGCAATGTAGATGCGGCAGTGAAGGAATTCGATGCCAACTATAAAAAAGATGGTAAGTCCAAACGTTTAGCAGGATTCGAATAA